CCTTGATCCTGAATTTCTTTGTCTGGCCTATTGTATCAATGAAACACTGTGGAACGGGAACTTCAAGCTCAGCCGCAACTCCACCATTTTCCTAATATAACAGAACACAATCATCAACTTCGAAGACGTTATGATTAAAATAAGTGTCAAGACTATAGAAATTAACATTAATCATTAGAACAACCATTACCTGAACATAAGCGTCGATCAACTCTGTTGCTTTCCTGCCTGTGAGATCCTTCCCAGCATCTCCGAGAATGATGAACGTGCATTGCTCATCATTATCATAGACAGACAGCTCCACCCGATAGCTGGTTAAAACCAAATGCTTAGTATACACATTGTCGCTTGAAAACATATTTGAGGAGAGTAACTTACTTGGCTACTGCAGTAGCATCTTCATTCCTGCATTTTGGACAAACCAACGTTGTAGGCCCACGGTTTAACTTGGTCTGgcaatctttgcaagcaatgtAGTACCACTCAGTGCCAAGCTTGACATCATCAATTGTGGCAATGCAGTCAAAGTAGGCAACCTGAAATCACATCCTAAGGATTGTTAGCAACTATATTGAGAAAAGCGTGTGATTGTAATGACCTAATGGGATTACCTGAGCAGGCTGATGCTTGAGGAAGGCGGCAATCTCACCTATGGTGAGAGTCTCAGCTTTGACAACCTCAACAGGGTTGACCAAAGAAGTTATAGAAGGGTTCGTGGCCAACCTTGCAAAGAATTCCAAAACAGGAGATTATCAAAGCTGTTAAACACTTAATAGTCTAAGGTATAgagtgtttataaaaaaaaaaaataactaaccACGCCAAGTATTCCTTCGTGTGGTCAACCTCTTCATCCAAAAACACTCTTGAAGAGGACATTGAACTTAGGCACAATTTCCCTGTCCATATAGAAACAGTTAGTGGTAGGTTTATCAAAATGGGTGTGAGTCATGAGGAATTCGTATTTTGAGTGTGAGAGATTACCACCGAGCCTCTTAGGATTCACCGTTGTGACCAATAGAACAGTTGGAGTGACTGCACTTCCGTCAAACTTGAGGCGGAAACTTTCAGCGGCCTCATCCCATAGATAGACGTTCATCACTGGACCGCTGCATTTAAcaaataattgatttttaatttatgaaagAGCATAAATTAGGAAATGAAATTTCTATATTGGTAGAACTACAATAGCTTACTCTTTAAGCTGCAGATGGACCATCACTTTCCGAGAAGCTGAGTCATCATTGGTGCACAAAACAGGACGCTCATGGAGAGCCTGGCCATCAACCAGCTTAAGGTGGCCAACCACATCTACAACAAACAGTTACACGTCAATCAAAGTTAATCGATAGTAATGGTTGAACatgttaacaaaatatttaaaccgTACCGTGAAGATCGCCTCTGAGATCGCAGTTGGCTTCAAATTCTGTGAAGGAACGGACCCTGAACCGCTGTCTCAAGATGCCTTCAATGTCTTTTTCATCCTTCGACAGGGCAGAAGCGTGTGAGATGCAAATGACCAGCCTCTGATCAGCAACATGGTACATCACCTTGTTGTTGGATGCATAGTAGTTTGTCAGCGTGTAGATGCTCCCACGCTGGAGCTCTTTCTCATACTGGTTGCGACGGTTCTGACCGATGAACCCCTGAGCCAAAGTACCCTACAGAAAATAGATACAATATCAAGTCAGAGTGATTAAGATTTAAAGCGTCTAAAGCAACAGAGCAAATCTCCAGTTCAAACGAATCAATCAatttttttcccaaaaaaaaagatctaagtTTTTATTTCTTCAACCAACTTGTTTTACGTATAAGCTAAACATAGTATTTTTCAGAGTGATTAAGATTTAAAGCGTCTAAAGCAACAGAGCAAATCTCCAGTTCAAACGAATCAATCAatttttttcccaaaaaaaaagatctaagtTTTTATTTCTTCAACCAACTTGTTTTACGTATAAGCTAAACATAGTATTTTTCAGAGTGATTAAGATTTTAAGCGTCTAAAGCAACAGAGCAAATCTCCAGTTCAAACGAATCAatcaatttttttccaaaaaaaaaaatctaagtttTTATTTCTTCAACCAAGTTGTTTTACGTATCAATGAAGTTGTTATTTTAATCTAGCACTCTAATGAATCGAAGATACGCTAATACAGTTCAAACGAATCAAGCAATTTTTTttcccacaaaaaaaaactcaaagttTCTATTTGTTCAACCAAGTTGTTTTACGTATCAATGAAGTTGTTATTTTAATCTATCCCTCTAATGAATCGAAGAAACCCTAATACAGTTCAAACGAAGCAATCAAattttttcccaaaaaaaaaagatcaaagtttttaTTTCTTCAACCAATTTGTTTTACGTATCAATGaagttgttattttaaaaagattgaagattttaattttaatcagtCAAGTTTCTTAcgaataaattaattttttataaacaacCTAGTAAAACGATTCAATAATTTTTTCACCAAAAATagatcaagtttttttttttaacaaacgtGTGTTCAACGAATCAATcaagtttatattttaatcaatcaacGTTTTGTTTAACATCTCAACCAAATGGACGctaatctaattaaaaaagaaGCCTTACCTCCGCATCGATCATCAGCATCTCGATCCCAAGAATGATCCCTGGTCCTCCTTTGACATTCTTCCGAGCATCCCAGAAATGAAGAAGACGAAACTGCAGGGTCGAATCGCCGGGTCCGGGTGAAACTTGTCGGAAGAGGAGGGGAGGAGAAGATTCGCCCGTGCGGATTGCGGTCTCTTTCGACATGATTAGGGTATTTTGCTAACGATCTGAGGTAAGAGATTTGAAGGGATGATATGAGGTAAGGGAGATCAGTATAAATAGGAAGATAGATTTAAGGCAGAGGGGATGTGGAAAGCCCGTCATGATATTGATTGGAGGCTTTAATGGAGAACATTGAAGTTCAAGCCTTTTCATCGGAGGCGTTTTGCGGGGAGATTTGGGGGAGATGAAGAGAATCGCCATGCGCGTAAGAGAAATGGGGGAGACGGGGTTAGGGTTAACTGCGAGGATGAGAGTGCTTAAGCCTTCGTAAACGGGTAATGGAATGGGCTTGGGAATTTTTTTAATCTGGCCCAACAGCAAAAAGACGGACACACTGCCTACAAAATGGAACAACAGAGAACTTTTAGATCCAAAGCTAATATGATGATAACAATCGTTTCTAACAACTAAAGGACACCAAACACATAACTAAGGGATAGGCAAAGACCCAGATTCAAAGCATCCAACTTTCTAGAGCTATATCAATAACTAACATTAGGCATGAAGAAACCAAGCAAATTACAGTATAATTCGAGCAGATTGATCCACGAAAGTGGGCTTTTCATGAATCAAAAGAGATAAGCTATACTTACTCAGATCACGAGCAGATGCAACGAACTGGAGATCTACGGAATCTGTATAGAATCAGCGAAAGATTGACACCGGAAGCAAAAAGTCGAGAGAAAGGTCGCGTGAGAATCTGATTTgggaatttagggtttatgagagAGGATTAGATTATAACCGGTTGAATTTGTTCGGCCCGGTTTAACTCAAATTGAATCTCAATTATGTTTCGGTTTACAAAGATAGATACGCGTATATGCCAAAGCAAGTTGCAAGGCACGTGCTGGTAAACGGCGAGGATAATATTGTAGGATAAAAGCCTGTTAACGGGCTGGACTGAATTAACGATTTTCGCAAACGAAACCGGT
The nucleotide sequence above comes from Brassica napus cultivar Da-Ae chromosome A9, Da-Ae, whole genome shotgun sequence. Encoded proteins:
- the LOC125577833 gene encoding uncharacterized protein LOC125577833 codes for the protein MSKETAIRTGESSPPLLFRQVSPGPGDSTLQFRLLHFWDARKNVKGGPGIILGIEMLMIDAEGTLAQGFIGQNRRNQYEKELQRGSIYTLTNYYASNNKVMYHVADQRLVICISHASALSKDEKDIEGILRQRFRVRSFTEFEANCDLRGDLHDVVGHLKLVDGQALHERPVLCTNDDSASRKVMVHLQLKDGPVMNVYLWDEAAESFRLKFDGSAVTPTVLLVTTVNPKRLGGKLCLSSMSSSRVFLDEEVDHTKEYLAWLATNPSITSLVNPVEVVKAETLTIGEIAAFLKHQPAQVAYFDCIATIDDVKLGTEWYYIACKDCQTKLNRGPTTLVCPKCRNEDATAVANYRVELSVYDNDEQCTFIILGDAGKDLTGRKATELIDAYVQENGGVAAELEVPVPQCFIDTIGQTKKFRIKVTDYNFTSTKLSFTATKIISAAELPPKNPPLQTPPVTEVANTELAESSGGGPSAIDDQKEAKRTKRSG